GTCCCGGACCAGCCGCTGTCCTTTCAAGCGGCGGGCGTCGAGCAATCGGAGTCCTACGCCCCCCAAAATTTCGACCGCCGCTTTCACGGCAACATGACGATCCGCGAGGCGCTCGCCAACTCCTACAACGTGCCGGCGGTCGTGACGCTGAACCAGATCGGTCTGTCTTATTACCACGAGATCCTCCGGCGCTTCGGGTTCACGACGCTGAAGCGCCCCCCGATGCACTACGGGCTGGCGGTGACGCTGGGGTCCGGGGAAGTGACGCTCCTGGAATTGACGAACGCCTACGCCGCGCTCGCGCGGGGGGGGCGGTATTTGGCATATCGGGCAATCCCCATGGGGGCGACCCCTCACAACGGGGCTGCTAGCGCTGACACAAGGTTCGCCCCTTCATCGGTTCTGCCCAACGCCTCCGAATACGCCGCCGAGGTCACGTCGATCCTCACCGACCCCGACGCGCGCCTCAAGTCCTTCGGGTTCAACGAGTCGATGACGATCGAAGGACACGAGGTCGCGGTCAAGACCGGGACGAGTTATGACTACCGGGACAACTGGACGGTCGGCTATACGCCCTCCTACGCCGCGGGCGTCTGGGTCGGCCACGCGGACGGATCGCCGATGCCCGCTCCCATCGGCTCATCGCCGACGGCCGGGCCGACGACGGGGGCGACGGGCGCGGCGCCCCTCTGGCACGCGGCCATGGAGAACGTGTTGCGCGGCAAGGCGCCGGAAACATTTGCGGTGGCGCGGAATAACCCGCGTAAGGGCATGGCGCGCCATGCCCCTACAATCACCGAACCCTCCAAACCCTGGCGCGTCGTCTCGCCCCTCCCCAACGCAACCTTCCGCCTGCACGCGTACCTGCCCGCGGTTCACCAGAAGATCGCCGCCGAAGCGGGTGCGGCTCCAGATCAGAATTTGCGCTGGTTCCTCGACGGCCGCTTTCTCGCGGCCTCACAAGGCGACTCCAAGGTCTGGATCGTCCCCGAGCCGGGGAAACACACGTTGAAAGTTACGTCGCAAGACGGCTACGAGGAAGAAGTCGCGTTCAAAATCGTGAGTGAGGACAACATATGAATCCAAAAAAGATCGCCGTCATCGCAGGCGCTGTCGTGGTTGTCGCCGCCGGGGGCTGGCTCATCGCCAAAAAATCGGGCTGGCTCGGCTACACCGGGAAGATCCAGGGCGAACTGACCGTCCTCTCCCGCTCCCCCGAGGGGCCGGAGATTCCCATCGCGACCGACGGCATCACCGTCATGTTCAACAAGGCGGTCGTGCCCCTGACGACGCTGGACAAAGGCCGCGACAAGTCGATCCCCTTGAAGATCACACCCCAGGTCGACGGCAAGTTCTTCTGGCTGGGCACGCACGGGTTCATCTTCCGTCCCGAAACCCCTCTCGATCCGGCGACCGATTACAAGGTGACTCTGCCCGCGGGCGTGGTGTCGGTCGACGGTTACAAGCTTGAGAAAGCCACGGACTGGGAGTTCGCGACCGTCTCCCCCGCCGTCCTCACCTGGGAGCCCGGCGACAACAACATCCTGCTCCCCAAATCGGCGTCCTTCTTCCTCCGCTTCAACCTCATGATGAACCAGGCCGACGTTGAAAAGAAGCTCGCCGTCACGGACGAGACGACGGGCCAGGTCCTTCTCATGAAGCGCGATTACGTCTGGGGCGACGACGGACACACCCTCCGAGTCCAGTTCAAGGACGAATTGCCCTGGGAATCCGGCGTCAAGGTGACGCTGCCGGCGGGGGCCCTGGCCAAGAAAGGCACCATCGGGACTTCGGAACCGGTCACCGTCCTTTACAAGACGCCGGCCAAGGAGATGGCCGTGGAAAAGGTGATCAGCTACGAGTTCAGCGACGCCGAGGAGGTCGCCTTCAAGCCCAACCAGGAGACGGCGGTCGAGATGGGCTCCGGCGTCTGTTACCACTTCACGCAATCGATCGACAAAAAGTCCTTTGAAAAGTCCTTCCGGGTCGAACCGCGAAAGGTCCCTTACTTCTCGTTCTCGGGTCAGGAGATCTTCACGACGGTCGATGCGGACGGGAAACTCAAGGACGTGGAGGGCTACAAGATCGGGTGCATCTCCTTCCTGGACGACTACGCCAAGGTCTACAAGTTTTCGATCGATCCTTCCAAGATCGAGTCCCTCTCCGGGGCCAAACTGGAATCGGGCGGGGACACCTACATCGCCAAGACGCGCGACGCGGGCCCCGAGATCCGATCGCTCCTGACCAAGAACATCCTCTCCGCCAACGGGCCGGAGTTTGCCCTCCGGATCCCGTACCGGGGCGTCAACCTCAGGTCCGCGACGGTCCGTCTCTACCGTATCACCGACAAGCAGAGGTACGACGAGGACGTGAAGGACCAGGTCCTTTGGTATAACGAGGAGGACGCCGCGAAGAAACCGGGACCGCCGATGGCGACGCTCGGATCGCACAACTTCAGCGTCCCGGTCGACGCCGCCACGCTCACCATCGACCCGGCGCGGATGCCGGCCGACCAGACCCGCGAGGTCCCCATCTCCGCCGCGCCCAACGTCTCCAACCGATTCCTGGTGGACCTGGCCACTCTCCCGCAAAAGCCGGGACCCGGCCTCTATCTGCTGGAAGTCATCGGCAATCCGGCCCCCGGCATCGACGCCGCATCGAGGAAAGGCTCGGGCTCGGTCTATTCGATGATCCAGATCACGCCCGTCGCCGTCGCCTTGAAGCGCGAGACGGACCACATCCTCGTCTGGACGACCGACATCGAAAAAGGCGCCCCCGTCTCGAGCCTCCCGGTGCGGGTAATGCTCAAAAAGTGGAACAGCTCGCTCGGCGTGGATGAAACGGTGACCGAAGGCAACATCATCACCAACGAGCAGGGCGTGGGGCTCTTGAACCTCGCGACCTCCGACGAGCTCCACGCCTGCGCGGAGGTCACGCAGCCGGGCAGCGAATCCTACACCTGCGAGTCCGATCACAAGATCGGGGGCTACGCGAACCTCCTGGGTCCCGGCCCGCATTACTACACCTACGTCTACACCGACCGGCCCATCTACCGGCCCGGCCAGACCGTCTACTTCTCCTCGTTCATCCGGGAGGTGCGCGAGGGCCGCTACTTCATGCCCTCCGCGGGAACCTCCGCGGAGGTGACGATCACCGACTCCTCCGGTCAGAACGTCTTCTCCCAATCCGAGGCGGCCCTGAAAACCGGTGGCACGGTCGGCGGCCAGTTCGAGATCCCCGCGGACGAAGACACGCCGCGCGGGGACTACAACCTCACAATCCAGGTGGGCGCGCAGAGATTCTCCCGCGTCTTCGTCGTGACGAGCTACCGCAAGCCCTCGTTCAAGGTGGACCTGAAGACGGATCAGCCGGAGATCGTCAGCGGCCAGGAGATGTCGGTCGAGGTCCAGGGCAGCTACTTTTTCGGGGCCCCGCTCCGGAAGGCCAAGACCACCTGGTCGATCATGACGTCGACCTATCTCTTCGCCCCCGAGGGTTTCGAGGACTTCAGCTTCATCGACGAGGACCTGCTCTACCGGAAAGAGGGGGAGGACGGCCAAATCTCCTACGCGAGCGAGTATGAGTACGACGTCGTCGGCTCGTCCTTCGGCGGCGATTACGAATCCACCTACGCGGAGGACTCGGGGCAATATGACGACCCGCGCGGTGCCGCGTCCTACCGGTCGCCCGGGGGCTTCTTGCGCGGCCCGGACGGGAAGGACGTCACCGCCCGGCCCGAGACTCTCGACGAAAAGGGCCTTCTCTCCATCCGTTACAAGCCGGATCTGAAAAAATACCCCGCGAGCCAGACTCTCTCCGTCGAGGCGAACGTCCAAGACCCGTCCCATCAGGAGGTCTCCGGCGCCGAGGACGTCATCGTCCACAAGGCGGACTTCTACCTGGGCGTCCGGCCCGAGAAATGGGCCTACGGACAGAAGGAGACGGCCACGATCGACGTGGTCTCGCTCGACACGGCGGGAAAGCCCGCAGGCAAGAAGTCCTACGACGTCGAGGTCGTCCTCCGCGAGTACGAGTACATCGAAAAACGCACGACCGGCGGCTACTGGGACCTGATCGCACAGCCCAAGGACACGGTCCTCAAGACCTTGGACGGCAGGACGGACGAGGACGGGAAGGGCCGGGTGAGTTTCACCTTCTCCAAGGGCGGAACGTACCGTTTCGTGGCCAAGGGCAAGGACGGCCGCGGAAACGAGATCCAATCGGCCGCGACCGTCTTCGCCTGGGGCGAGGGCTACGTGCCGTGGAAGCTGGATGAACCCGAGACCGTGGAGCTGGTTCCCGACAAGGATTCCTATCGGGTGGGAGAGACCGCCAAGATCCTGGTCAAATCCCTCGTGCCCGTCACCAAGGCGCTCCTCACCTACGAGCGCGGACGCCTGCTCGATTACAAGGTCATCGACTTGGGCGGAAACGCCACGCACCTCGAGATCCCCGTCACCGAGGGGATGATCCCCAACCTCTACGTGAGCGTCATCGCGCACGTGGGGCGCGGGGTGGAAGCCGGGGCGGCCCATCCTCCCCTGCTTTATTTCGGGGAGACCGAGATCCACGTCGAGCCGGAGAGCAAGCGCCTCAACATCGCGATCACGCCCGATCGAACGGGAGAAGGCGACCAACCTCCGATTTACCGTCCCGGCGACAAGGTCACGGTCAAGGTCAGGACGACCGATCCCGCGGGCAAGCCCAGGAAGGCGAACGTCATCGTGAGCGTCGCGGACGAATCGGTCCTGCGCCTCCTCAACTACGAGCTCCCGGACCTGGTGAAAAAGTTCTACTACCGCCGCCCGAACGCCGTCCTCTCGTCGTCGTCCCTCTTTTCGTTCAAGGCCGGCGACTCGGGCAACGGCGCCGGCAAGAAGCGCCGCATCTTCAAGGACACCGCCCATTTCGAGGAACACCTGACGACGGACGATAACGGCGAGGCCGCGTTCACCTTCGAACTGCCCGACGACCTGACCACCTGGGTGATCGAGGCCCTGGCCGCGAGCGACGCCAAGTCCGCCTCCGAGTTCGAGGCGGAGCGCCAGCAGGCGGTCACGCTGCGCCCGATGGGCCAGCGCGAGCTGGGAGCCGACCTGGTCCTGACCGACAACACCTTCGTGGGCGGCAACCGCGGAAAGATCATGACGACCCTGCCGCTCGTCCTCCGGGCCGCCCTCCCCCGCTTTGCGGTCTGGGGCGACCAGGTGAAGGGGCAGGTGATCGCCAACAACCGGAATCCCCGGGAGATCGAGGGCAAGATCAAGGTGGCGGCCTCCGGAGACGCCTCCCTGCGGGGCGGCAAGGAGGCCGAAGAGATCAAGTTTTCGATCCCGGCGAACTCGGAAAAGGCCTACCCCATCGATCTCTCCGTCACGTCGGCGGCCGTCGGCCGGCTGACGCTTTCAATCGACGCCAAGGACGCCAAGGGAGGCGACCTGGACGCCCTGGAGCTCACCCTCCCCGTTCAGGACCGCTACGCCCCCGAGGTCGTCGCCTCCTCCGCGATGGTGACGGGCGACCAGCCGGAGGAAAGGGAGCGGATCGAAATCCCGCCGGACCTCTCGTCGGACAAGGGCGGACTCGACGTGACGTTCAAGGCCTCGATCGCGCTCGCGGCCGCGCCATCCTTGAGAAACCTCATCTATTATCCGTACGGTTGCTCCGAACAGAAATCGGCGACCCTGCTC
The bacterium genome window above contains:
- a CDS encoding transglycosylase domain-containing protein, with translation MRALRFPLFAALTAAGALLLLTSRYDAPAETRTFLDRNGRVIGTLNASYDGLQDWTPLERIPREAVERTIRAEDRWFYWHRGINPFSIASAIADNLAHGRIVRGGSTITQQLAKNLMGSPPRTFFNKLRETLLALGLEMRHGKAWILERYLNTVYYGRRCYGIAAAARSYFGKELAGLSSQEIAFLVERPKAPNRNVGANLVFTPTPSMHGRHFLEYVAHDRPNAANVVRTTLDLDLQQRLEQATARLLAGRAFQDPKLTAAAVVIDVTTGDLLAMVGSRDYLDETIDGQVNAAVALRQPGSTLKPFTYFAAFAKGFGPDSIVPDQPLSFQAAGVEQSESYAPQNFDRRFHGNMTIREALANSYNVPAVVTLNQIGLSYYHEILRRFGFTTLKRPPMHYGLAVTLGSGEVTLLELTNAYAALARGGRYLAYRAIPMGATPHNGAASADTRFAPSSVLPNASEYAAEVTSILTDPDARLKSFGFNESMTIEGHEVAVKTGTSYDYRDNWTVGYTPSYAAGVWVGHADGSPMPAPIGSSPTAGPTTGATGAAPLWHAAMENVLRGKAPETFAVARNNPRKGMARHAPTITEPSKPWRVVSPLPNATFRLHAYLPAVHQKIAAEAGAAPDQNLRWFLDGRFLAASQGDSKVWIVPEPGKHTLKVTSQDGYEEEVAFKIVSEDNI
- a CDS encoding MG2 domain-containing protein, whose product is MNPKKIAVIAGAVVVVAAGGWLIAKKSGWLGYTGKIQGELTVLSRSPEGPEIPIATDGITVMFNKAVVPLTTLDKGRDKSIPLKITPQVDGKFFWLGTHGFIFRPETPLDPATDYKVTLPAGVVSVDGYKLEKATDWEFATVSPAVLTWEPGDNNILLPKSASFFLRFNLMMNQADVEKKLAVTDETTGQVLLMKRDYVWGDDGHTLRVQFKDELPWESGVKVTLPAGALAKKGTIGTSEPVTVLYKTPAKEMAVEKVISYEFSDAEEVAFKPNQETAVEMGSGVCYHFTQSIDKKSFEKSFRVEPRKVPYFSFSGQEIFTTVDADGKLKDVEGYKIGCISFLDDYAKVYKFSIDPSKIESLSGAKLESGGDTYIAKTRDAGPEIRSLLTKNILSANGPEFALRIPYRGVNLRSATVRLYRITDKQRYDEDVKDQVLWYNEEDAAKKPGPPMATLGSHNFSVPVDAATLTIDPARMPADQTREVPISAAPNVSNRFLVDLATLPQKPGPGLYLLEVIGNPAPGIDAASRKGSGSVYSMIQITPVAVALKRETDHILVWTTDIEKGAPVSSLPVRVMLKKWNSSLGVDETVTEGNIITNEQGVGLLNLATSDELHACAEVTQPGSESYTCESDHKIGGYANLLGPGPHYYTYVYTDRPIYRPGQTVYFSSFIREVREGRYFMPSAGTSAEVTITDSSGQNVFSQSEAALKTGGTVGGQFEIPADEDTPRGDYNLTIQVGAQRFSRVFVVTSYRKPSFKVDLKTDQPEIVSGQEMSVEVQGSYFFGAPLRKAKTTWSIMTSTYLFAPEGFEDFSFIDEDLLYRKEGEDGQISYASEYEYDVVGSSFGGDYESTYAEDSGQYDDPRGAASYRSPGGFLRGPDGKDVTARPETLDEKGLLSIRYKPDLKKYPASQTLSVEANVQDPSHQEVSGAEDVIVHKADFYLGVRPEKWAYGQKETATIDVVSLDTAGKPAGKKSYDVEVVLREYEYIEKRTTGGYWDLIAQPKDTVLKTLDGRTDEDGKGRVSFTFSKGGTYRFVAKGKDGRGNEIQSAATVFAWGEGYVPWKLDEPETVELVPDKDSYRVGETAKILVKSLVPVTKALLTYERGRLLDYKVIDLGGNATHLEIPVTEGMIPNLYVSVIAHVGRGVEAGAAHPPLLYFGETEIHVEPESKRLNIAITPDRTGEGDQPPIYRPGDKVTVKVRTTDPAGKPRKANVIVSVADESVLRLLNYELPDLVKKFYYRRPNAVLSSSSLFSFKAGDSGNGAGKKRRIFKDTAHFEEHLTTDDNGEAAFTFELPDDLTTWVIEALAASDAKSASEFEAERQQAVTLRPMGQRELGADLVLTDNTFVGGNRGKIMTTLPLVLRAALPRFAVWGDQVKGQVIANNRNPREIEGKIKVAASGDASLRGGKEAEEIKFSIPANSEKAYPIDLSVTSAAVGRLTLSIDAKDAKGGDLDALELTLPVQDRYAPEVVASSAMVTGDQPEERERIEIPPDLSSDKGGLDVTFKASIALAAAPSLRNLIYYPYGCSEQKSATLLALLMARDLSQRFGESYFDALAPVKKEVIESTKGLDAKLKLLEDQIVSVRDELLTKFVDGTGGIKYWPDSRKPDFHASVQTLVAVTYAQNQGFSGDAAPVNALKAWLRTELQGNTLIGPDARAFALWGLTLDHSGEFNLTEDVLKEQPVLSATGLSHLLMALKNESWQGGFTDVSGRLLSMAKQEPRHTSWPESDFFSSSQEKNTALAALALLTAESDSGIHPMVPRALAYLLNRKKVSGDQTTQNSLYLSWLVADFAKRAQEDNTNFKASLTAEAKTLLEKAFNRENLLTVHSANVSMKDLKALKQPADLVFKKDGTGTLYYDMVLKYYLPPELTPTREEGLIVSREYYALDDVKEERPLTEFKAGENYKGHIALVVPQDLNYILVQDPLPAGFEPVDMTLATTSRAAMLQAEEGGSDEEGPGGYDEGYGYDRSADYDDVITVEDYGTDYGFSHQEIRDDSIVWSDEYVPAGVYHIRYPVRATTAGSYLMPGAIAFEFYEPEIFGRSRT